TTTGGCGTGGCGACTTTGTACGTGGGGACGAAATGAGCTTGCCGATTGTCGTGGCGATCACCGGTGCCAGCGGAGCCGTCTATGCACGGCGTCTGCTCAACGTGCTGCACCACTCGGGCTACGACATTCAACTGTCGATCAGCACCTCTGGCCAAACCGTGTTTCAGCAGGAACTGGGGATTCGGCTGGAACTCGATAACTTCGATCCCTGGACGCTTGTTTCGGCCGAAGTCGAGACGAACGATACGAAGCTCGCGAAGACCGTCGAACTAAATCACGCGGCGGAGCCAGGTGAGTTTCGCTACTGCCACTTTGCCGACTTCATGTCCCCCATGGCTAGCGGTTCCGCGCGATCAGCAGGAATGGTTGTTTGCCCATGTTCCGGCGGTACATTAGCCGGCATCGTAAATGGAAACTGCACCAACCTTATTCAGCGGGCAGCTGAAGTTCATTTGAAAGAACGCCGTAAGCTAATCCTCGTTCCTCGTGAAACGCCTCTCTCCCTTGGCTACATCGACAATATGCGAAGAGCCGTTGAAGCCGGAGCGGTTGTTATGCCGGCGATGCCTGGCTGGTATCACGGAGTTAGATCGCTGGATGATCTAGTCGATTTCATGGTGGCCAGAATCTTGGACCAACTCGACATTCCACACGCCTTGATCCACCGCTGGGGAGACG
The Blastopirellula marina genome window above contains:
- a CDS encoding UbiX family flavin prenyltransferase, which codes for MSLPIVVAITGASGAVYARRLLNVLHHSGYDIQLSISTSGQTVFQQELGIRLELDNFDPWTLVSAEVETNDTKLAKTVELNHAAEPGEFRYCHFADFMSPMASGSARSAGMVVCPCSGGTLAGIVNGNCTNLIQRAAEVHLKERRKLILVPRETPLSLGYIDNMRRAVEAGAVVMPAMPGWYHGVRSLDDLVDFMVARILDQLDIPHALIHRWGDDA